Proteins from one Ascaphus truei isolate aAscTru1 chromosome 19, aAscTru1.hap1, whole genome shotgun sequence genomic window:
- the LOC142469724 gene encoding uncharacterized protein F13E9.13, mitochondrial-like isoform X2, whose protein sequence is MHDIPYTLHIGPEITATMATICAAVRQTCPHLPLGVQILSCANQQALAVAFAAGLDFIRAEGFVFSHVADEGFVNACAGDLLRYRKVIGAEHIQIFADIKKKHSSHALTADVSVTEMANAAEFFLADGIILTGIATGLEANPRDLEEVGCSVKIPVLIGSGVTLENVEKYKEANALIIGSYFKKEGYWGNSVVYDKVISFMDTVNEPRM, encoded by the exons ATGCATGATATTCCATACACCCTTCACATTGGACCTGAGATCACTGCAACAATGGCGACAATTTGTGCAGCTGTCAGACAGACGTGTCCCCATCTTCCATTGGGTGTGCAGATCCTGTCATGTGCCAACCAACAGGCACTGGCAGTGGCTTTTGCAGCAG GGCTGGATTTCATCCGAGCAGAAGGCTTTGTGTTCTCGCATGTTGCTGACGAAGGCTTTGTGAATGCTTGTGCCGGAGATCTCTTGCGGTACCGGAAAGTTATCGGTGCTGAGCATATTCAGATTTTTGCAGATATTAAAAAGAAACATAG TTCCCACGCTTTAACAGCAGATGTCTCTGTAACAGAGATGGCTAACGCTGCAGAGTTCTTCCTTGCTGATGGTATTATATTAACCGGAATAGCTACAGGACTAGAGGCAAATCCAAGAGACCTGGAAG AGGTTGGATGCTCTGTAAAGATCCCAGTACTTATCGGATCGGGGGTCACGTTGGAGAATGTGGAGAAGTACAAGGAGGCCAACGCCCTAATAATTGGCTCATATTTTAAGAAAGAAGGTTATTGGGGCAATAGCGTTGTCTATGACAAAGTAATATCATTTATGGATACAGTTAATGAACCAAGAATGTGA
- the C19H19orf12 gene encoding LOW QUALITY PROTEIN: protein C19orf12 homolog (The sequence of the model RefSeq protein was modified relative to this genomic sequence to represent the inferred CDS: deleted 1 base in 1 codon) encodes MPVQVNDIMSLLCHISDHQKMKAAVKHSGKGALVAGAVAFLGGLMGGPPGIAVGGAVGGLLGAWMTSGQFKPIPQIILELPSVQQQKLCEGVYAIIRNLDWTDASQLIMLVMGNASLQQKVTAALISYVTQELQAEIQYGD; translated from the exons ATGCCTGTGCAGGTGAATGATATCATGAGCCTC CTGTGCCATATTTCTGACCATCAGAAAATGAAAGCTGCCGTTAAGCACTCTGGGAAAGGGGCACTAGTAGCCGGGGCTGTAGCCTTTTTAGGAGGCTTGATGGGTGGTCCCCCAGGAATAGCTGTAG GAGGTGCAGTAGGAGGATTACTCGGTGCCTGGATGACCAGTGGACAATTCAAACCTATACCTCAGATTATTCTAGAACTACCCTCTGTGCAACAGCAGAAGCTCTGCGAAGGTGTTTATGCCATTATCAGGAACCTGGATTGGACTGATGCCTCGCAGCTAATCATGCTTGTAATGGGAAATGCCTCTTTGCAGCAGAAGGTGACAGCAGCACTCATAAGCTACGTCACTCAAGAACTGCAAGCTGAAATTCAGTATGGGGATTAG
- the LOC142469724 gene encoding uncharacterized protein F13E9.13, mitochondrial-like isoform X1, whose protein sequence is MAFLRLFGRLKSVVIGMVHLKALPGTPGCKLPVAQVLEEACREAEIYKNAGIDGLIVENMHDIPYTLHIGPEITATMATICAAVRQTCPHLPLGVQILSCANQQALAVAFAAGLDFIRAEGFVFSHVADEGFVNACAGDLLRYRKVIGAEHIQIFADIKKKHSSHALTADVSVTEMANAAEFFLADGIILTGIATGLEANPRDLEEVGCSVKIPVLIGSGVTLENVEKYKEANALIIGSYFKKEGYWGNSVVYDKVISFMDTVNEPRM, encoded by the exons ATGGCGTTTTTACGGCTCTTCGGGCGACTGAAGTCCGTGGTAATAGGCATGGTGCATTTGAAAGCGCTGCCAG GCACTCCAGGCTGCAAGTTACCAGTGGCGCAGGTTCTGGAGGAAGCTTGTCGAGAAGCAGAGATTTACAAGAATGCAGGAATT GATGGCCTAATAGTTGAGAACATGCATGATATTCCATACACCCTTCACATTGGACCTGAGATCACTGCAACAATGGCGACAATTTGTGCAGCTGTCAGACAGACGTGTCCCCATCTTCCATTGGGTGTGCAGATCCTGTCATGTGCCAACCAACAGGCACTGGCAGTGGCTTTTGCAGCAG GGCTGGATTTCATCCGAGCAGAAGGCTTTGTGTTCTCGCATGTTGCTGACGAAGGCTTTGTGAATGCTTGTGCCGGAGATCTCTTGCGGTACCGGAAAGTTATCGGTGCTGAGCATATTCAGATTTTTGCAGATATTAAAAAGAAACATAG TTCCCACGCTTTAACAGCAGATGTCTCTGTAACAGAGATGGCTAACGCTGCAGAGTTCTTCCTTGCTGATGGTATTATATTAACCGGAATAGCTACAGGACTAGAGGCAAATCCAAGAGACCTGGAAG AGGTTGGATGCTCTGTAAAGATCCCAGTACTTATCGGATCGGGGGTCACGTTGGAGAATGTGGAGAAGTACAAGGAGGCCAACGCCCTAATAATTGGCTCATATTTTAAGAAAGAAGGTTATTGGGGCAATAGCGTTGTCTATGACAAAGTAATATCATTTATGGATACAGTTAATGAACCAAGAATGTGA